The following are from one region of the Cryptomeria japonica unplaced genomic scaffold, Sugi_1.0 HiC_scaffold_687, whole genome shotgun sequence genome:
- the LOC131044419 gene encoding subtilisin-like protease SBT1.7, whose amino-acid sequence MANSALAGFLILLLFFMCAMSLGKAEEEDIRKPYIIHMIKSMKPQHFYLHQHWYASMLSQVSESNANELLYTYDTLLHGFAARLSEAEADAMESMEGCLAVVPSSLNKVATTHTPEFLGLSSSSSSSPGLWSQYSTGGEDIIVGVIDTGIWPESKSFNDAGLGPVPSRWKGTCESGQAFNSSHCNRKIIGARYFYKGFQNNVSKINETLEYMSPRDAHGHGTHTASTAAGAAVTGASLLGFASGTARGMAPHARLAIYKACWAPEGRCDDSDVAAAMEHAIADGVDILSISISSEDVPFHMNIRAIAAFGATEKGVFVSAGAGNRGPLSSTLSNTEPWITTVGASSIDRDFPASLVLGNQEIYRGTSAFKGGDGKLQGPFPLVYVSASNSSKRCLDGSLDPNLVKDKIVLCDQLIDPDDSSAPEKANEVARAGGAGMIVANEELLGAQQQFSYTFKFPAISLSFKAGEKIKSYINSTSNTSTATAAMRLTGLTIVGNATAAPIVAAFSSRGPSEAYPSVLKPDMIAPGVNILAAYAGSVDYILDSGTSMACPHVSGIAALIKAIHPTWSPAAIKSALMTSSYIVDNRKQEIRDSVTMEAANPFAMGSGHVDPRSAMDPGLVYDMAPQDYIDFLCSLNYTKKQIALLTKRLISCPKSSFEAGDLNYPSFSVVFKPGNNSAQVSRRTVTNVGAVAKGNVVYRASVKSPPGVSITVEPQTFVFRNLYDKATYIVKFESNIRTPSPSEGDQNGFGEISWTCIEGGRQLVRSPIVLTWQASN is encoded by the coding sequence ATGGCTAACAGCGCGCTTGCCGGGTTCCTCATTCTCCTCCTCTTTTTCATGTGTGCAATGTCGTTGGGCAAGGCGGAAGAAGAAGATATAAGGAAGCCCTATATTATTCATATGATCAAATCCATGAAACCCCAACATTTCTATCTACACCAACACTGGTACGCTTCAATGCTCAGCCAGGTCTCAGAATCAAATGCGAATGAGTTGCTATACACATATGATACTCTCTTGCACGGCTTTGCTGCGAGGCTAAGCGAAGCAGAGGCTGACGCCATGGAGAGTATGGAGGGGTGCTTGGCCGTGGTCCCTTCCTCCCTCAATAAAGTTGCCACTACACACACGCCAGAGTTTCTGGgtctctcatcctcctcctcttcttctccTGGATTATGGTCTCAATACTCCACTGGTGGCGAAGATATCATCGTGGGCGTGATTGACACAGGCATATGGCCTGAAAGCAAAAGCTTCAATGATGCAGGGCTTGGACCTGTTCCCTCGAGATGGAAAGGCACATGTGAAAGCGGGCAGGCCTTCAATTCGTCACATTGCAATAGAAAAATCATTGGAGCTCGATACTTCTACAAAGGCTTCCAAAATAATGTTTCTAAAATCAATGAAACGTTGGAATACATGTCTCCCAGAGACGCCCACGGCCACGGCACTCATACAGCCTCAACTGCCGCAGGAGCTGCGGTAACGGGTGCCAGTTTACTCGGTTTCGCCAGTGGAACGGCCAGAGGAATGGCTCCTCATGCCAGGCTGGCCATCTACAAAGCATGTTGGGCGCCTGAAGGCAGATGCGACGACAGCGACGTGGCTGCTGCCATGGAACACGCCATTGCTGATGGCGTCGACATCCTTTCTATCTCAATTAGCTCAGAAGACGTGCCATTCCACATGAATATCAGAGCCATTGCAGCGTTTGGAGCGACAGAAAAGGGAGTATTTGTTTCTGCCGGGGCAGGCAATCGAGGACCACTTTCGTCTACTCTGAGCAACACAGAGCCATGGATTACAACCGTGGGTGCGAGCAGCATCGACAGAGATTTCCCTGCTTCTCTGGTGTTGGGCAACCAGGAGATATACAGAGGCACCTCCGCCTTCAAAGGAGGAGATGGAAAATTGCAAGGGCCATTCCCTCTCGTCTATGTCTCCGCCAGCAACAGCTCAAAGCGTTGTCTTGATGGCAGTCTCGACCCCAATCTGGTGAAGGATAAGATAGTGCTGTGTGATCAGTTGATCGATCCAGATGACTCTAGCGCACCGGAGAAGGCCAATGAAGTAGCTAGAGCAGGCGGTGCAGGAATGATTGTGGCCAATGAAGAGCTCCTTGGAGCACAGCAGCAGTTTTCCTACACTTTTAAATTTCCCGCTATCAGCTTAAGTTTCAAAGCTGGGGAAAAAATAAAATCCTACATCAACAGCACATCGAATACTAGTACTGCCACGGCCGCCATGCGTCTCACTGGATTGACTATTGTGGGAAACGCAACGGCCGCTCCCATAGTGGCTGCTTTTTCATCGAGGGGGCCGAGCGAAGCATATCCTTCTGTTCTCAAGCCTGATATGATTGCTCCTGGTGTCAACATATTGGCAGCATACGCTGGAAGTGTGGACTACATTTTAGATTCGGGGACCTCAATGGCGTGTCCTCATGTCAGCGGCATTGCAGCGCTCATAAAAGCCATCCATCCCACCTGGAGCCCCGCCGCCATCAAATCTGCTCTCATGACGTCTTCCTACATTGTGGATAATAGAAAGCAGGAGATCAGAGATTCAGTAACCATGGAGGCAGCCAACCCATTTGCTATGGGCTCAGGCCACGTGGACCCAAGATCTGCAATGGATCCTGGCCTTGTCTACGACATGGCACCGCAAGATTATATAGACTTTCTATGCTCTCTTAACTACACCAAGAAACAAATTGCTCTTCTCACCAAGAGACTGATCTCGTGTCCCAAGTCCAGTTTCGAAGCTGGAGATCTCAATTACCCTTCGTTTTCTGTTGTGTTTAAGCCGGGCAACAATTCGGCTCAAGTGAGCAGAAGAACAGTGACGAATGTGGGTGCAGTTGCAAAGGGTAATGTAGTATACAGAGCGAGTGTGAAGAGCCCTCCTGGTGTCAGCATCACTGTGGAGCCCCAGACGTTCGTGTTCAGAAATCTGTACGATAAAGCCACCTACATAGTGAAATTTGAAAGCAATATAAGGACTCCATCTCCTTCCGAGGGAGACCAAAATGGCTTTGGAGAGATAAGTTGGACTTGCATTGAGGGTGGAAGACAACTTGTTCGTAGTCCGATCGTATTGACTTGGCAAGCTTCAAACTAA